The genome window CAGTAGCCTTCCGGATAAGCAATTTCAAATTCTTTTGCGATATGAGCCATCGACTCCAAATATCCGGTCCGTTTGTAAACCGCTGCTTCATAATATGTCGCAGCGGGGACCCATTCAGCATCCCGGCTGTTATAAACCAAGACGTTTGAAAAGTGCTGAAGCGCCGTTTCATAGTCGCGCTTCTCCATCGCCAAACGACCCTGAATATATTCACTAATCGACGATGAAATCTCTTCCGGCTTACTGATTGCCGAAAGCGCCCGCGCAACATCTTCCGGAGTTTTTTTCTGCTCCAGCATGACCAGCACTTTGTATAAGCCGGCCAACGGGGCATACTGGCTGTTTTTCTTCTGCAGGATGTTGGCCGCTGTCAGAGTTTCATCGTACTGCTCCGTCCAGAAACAAGCGCGCATTTTGTATTGAACATACAGATCAATATTTCCCGGCAGAGCCAGACCCTGCCTTACCGGAGCAAGGAATGAGTTCAGACGATCAACCAGAGCCTTGTAATCTCCCCGTGCAAAAAATCCGTCACATTCCTCAGCAGTCAGCGGCTCCTCAAATGTGAAGTTGGCGATTTGTATCTGGTCAAAAGCAACAGAAAGGTTCTCCTTCGCCAACACCACCTTTCCTGCCTGAACGACCAGATCATCAACCGTCCGCAGGGCTCCGTTTTTGAACGTGATTTCCACTTCATATTCAGCCTGCGCGGCAAACGCACAACCAAGCGCTACGATAAGAAATGTTTTGAAAACTCTCATTATTTATCTCCCTGAGGACGCAGCTTGGCTAGTCGAGCACGAGCCAAGGCACCTTCCGGCGTCGCCGCAATTGCTTCTTTTGAAAGCATCTCCTCACATGTCGAAATTATGTCAGCAGTGCGCCCACCCATTTTTTCGAGGCAGAGAATACTTCCTTCATATGCCTTTGCGGCCCACTCTGTGTGGCCTTCATACATCACATACACCCGCTGGAAGAATGCAAACGCTTCTGTCTCCCGGCCCTGTTCAAGGGTGCACATCCCGATCCAGTACAATGCCTCAGAAGTCAAAGGACCACGCCAGTCGGGCACTTTGAAAATATCCTGGTAGGCTTTAATGGCGAGATCATATTCCTTCGTCATACGATAGGAATCTGCCTTCACCATCTGAGTCAAACCGACTTCCTCCCGATAGCCGAATCGATTGATAATATCTTCCGCCAGGTTCTGAACCTGATCGTATTTTCCTTCTTTAAACAAAGCCTGCAGCTCAACATTCATCACATCGACAAGGATTTCTGATTCCTCGAAAGCTGCCATGCAGTGTTTATAGGCCTTGTGTACAAAATCGTAATCATTGCGGGCCAACGCTTCGTCTCCCATCAGTACAAGAGTCAGCGGACCGGCATCCTTAACATCAGAAGAAAGGATTTCTTTAACATACCGCTCACGCTGTCCGTCCGACAGGGTATAAGCAAACAAAGTCCCTAATCGCAATGCCAGCGTGGTCTGTCCATTGCTCTTTGCCCGAGCCAGCTCACGGTTCAGCTGGTTGACAACGGATCTGTTAGAGGTCCAGCCGCCTTCTTCTTCGTTTTCTTTAATCAGCTCCCGGAGAATCAGGTCAATATCAGCATTTTCCGGCTTGTTACCAAATTTAGCAATGGTCTCAATATACTGTTTAAGCGCTTTGTCGGTGTCGCCCATGGCTTTATAAGCTTTGCCCAACCAGAAACTCGCGCCCGGAACATTTCCTTCTTCACCGTTTTCACGGAGGTAGGCGTCCATCATATCAATGATTTTCCGGTACTCCTTCTGCAACTCATAAATTTTGGCAGTCTGGAACGTCGCGTAATTGAGCTGGTCAATCGATATAGCGCTTTCAATACCGCTGGTATAATATTTAAGAGCTTCCTCCAGGTCCCCTTCAGCTCCGCGCAAATCACCAATCATGCTGTAGGCTTCAGACTCAAGATTGCTGCCCGGGAATGTTTCAATAAAGCGCCGGAAAATCATTTCAGCATCTTCAAATCGGCCGGCCCCGTAAAGAGCAATCCCTAAACGATAAGAGGCATCCTCTTCAAACCGCAGCTGTGGATAATCCTTATTTTCAAGATATCCTGTAAACGCCGTGATAGCCGGCTCAAACTGCCCCATAAACAGGTGGCACATGGCAACCCAATAATCAGAGGCCTCATGATAGGTACTGTCCGGCCATTTTTCGAAGACTTCACGGAACTGCGCCAAAGCTTTTGCATATTCGATCTTCTGGAAATTAATATATCCCATCAGATACTTAACCTGATCAACAAAACGGTGGTTCGGCATCGTTTCCAAAGCATTCGCTCCAACCGCCAGAGCTTCGTCCAGCTTGCCAAGCTGAAGCAATACCTGCATCTGGTTTAAAGAAACCTCATCTGCAAATTTGCCGGTCGGATATTTTTTCAGGTAGTCATCAGCTTCCTGAACAGCGTCATCCAACTTCTGCATGTCCAGCGACACTGAAAAGGCCTGGAAACGGGCGTCATCAGCCAGCTTCAAATCAGGAAATCCCGTATAAAAACGGCGATAAAGCGTCAGTGCCGGCCAGTTGCGCTTCATGCCCGTGTAACATTTCCCGATGCGCATTTCCAGATCCGCGTCATATCCAGCCCCTTTACGGATCTGCTCCATTTCCTTGTTGTTCTGGGTCATCGCGGAGCGCAGCTTTTCCTGCTCGGCGTCGTATGCGCTGCGGGTTCTACCAATACGTTCCACAAAAGGCTCCGCCAGTGTTTTTTCAATCTGACGATTCTGCTTCTCGTAAAGCGCCAGTCGTTCAGCCCCTCTCAGGACTGTTCGGTACAAGACCAAGGCGTTTGCATAATCTCCCTCATTGAACTTCTGGTCCCCGGCTTCGATCAGCGCAACATTCAGAGCCCCGTTTTGGCGGACGGAATCATCGCAGTAGGATAGAAACTTAAGAAAATTATCAAAATCCTTCGATTTGACGAAACAACTGACCAGCATAATGGCGGACGCGTTGCGATCTTCAGGTTTTTCTGCCGTGTCAAACACCTGACGAAGAGGAACCGCGGCTTCTTTCCATTTTTCCTGATTATACAGCGCTTCGGCAAGCAGCTGGCGGGCAGACATGATACGTTTGGGATCAAGATGTGTCTGTCCCATCAACATCTTTGCATATCGCTCAGCACCCGCCCAGTCTTTGCCCATCGCAAATGCTTCGGCAATCATCAGAGAAGCCATCGGTGCTTTTGTGTCATCCGGGTATTTTTCTAAAAAATCCTGCAGCGCCCGAATTGCATCCGGATATCTTTCCATCTGCAGTTTACACGCACCAATCTGATACATGCAGAACGACCGAAGCTCGTTGGAATCCTTATCGTTCATCCCTTTCAGACGAACCAGAATCTCTTCCAGGTAAGGAAGCAAACTCGAAGGATTGTCGGCCTTTAAGAGATCTTTGGCTCGCTCGACCAGCACACTGGTCGCCATCGAGGCGATCTCCTGCCCAGACACTCTGCCGCAAACGGAAAACATAACGGCGACCAGAACGACCGCACGTATGCCAAACTTTAAATTACAGTTCTTAGACATAAGTTCATCAAGATAGCAAATAGTCCACAGACAAAACAAACGTTTTCAGCAAACAAAAGCCGTTTTTTTACTAAGAAACACAGTAATCAGGGGTACAAATCGAGCATTCGGTTCAATTTGCGCATTTCTTTCTCCGTATCGGCTCCATACACCATCTTTATTTCACCGGAACAACTCTGCGCAAGTCGCCTGAGAACACGGAACTCATCCCGCTGCATTCTCCCTCCCGGTTCCAGCAGAACCGCAAAATGGACGCGCGGAAGAACAGCCCCATCATCGTCCGCAGGATACTGCACCTTACCAACCTCCATTAAGTGATCCACGATCTGCTGTGGAGTATATTCGATATAATCGAGAATGCTGTGCACGAATCCGGGGGGCAAACCCGCCTTCTTCCTTTTGTCCATTTCCGACTGGATGCGCATTAGCGCCTGACGAATCAGCTCATCGCGTTGTTCTTTGTCGTTTTCCAGTGGCAGCAGAAGATCCTTCACATTGGATTCCGGACTCGTTGAAGAGGTCACCGTCACCAGTTCACCTTCCTCCGTTTCACCCTGTAACTCTTCGTCAGTGTCACCACCCAATGCATCCAGAATTGAGAAGTTAAGCAGTCGGCGCGCCTTTTCCTTCCCAACCTTCAGTCGCCCCATCCCCGTTCCAACAGTAAAAATCAGATCCGCCTTCTGTTCCATAGCAACCTGAAGGGCCAACGGAAACCCCTGAACATCAGCCCCAAGGGGCGAATCATAAACAGACGACGCCTCATAGCGATTGGTCTCGGGCAACTGACCGGGCAGAATATCCGTAAGCCACTCGCCCAACTCTGCCACCCCGCCAAACGCAGCCATCTCCGGTTTGAACGCAAAAACGTTATCTTCATCACTGATAATCACATTAAACAGCGTTCCGGTCGTCATGGTCGCAGACATTCCAACCAGCTGCTGCTTGAGGAACTCAAACGCGTTAGTCCCGCCCACCGCTTCCTCAACAACATCCTCAGAAGCATCCAGCACAAACGCAATCCGGCTGCCGCGGTCTCTTATATTGTAAAATTCAATGCCGGACTCTGGAGCTTCAGACTTTTCCTCATCAACATCAGCGAGAATTGCCGCCTCATCATCCGAAGGCTCATCCCCGCCGCCGGCCACCCGCCTGACGGCATCCTTGCCGTTTAAAAACGCAAACTCTCCGCCATAAATCCGGGTCAGCTCACTCATTTTTGAGACCGCATCGTCAATCACTCCATCGTCTTCATCTGGAACCAGTCGAACAAAATGAATCCATGGCGGAGCCATATTCACCTGCGTATACATCGACTGAACCACAGCATCAATATGGTCGTAGATCTGATCTTCGGAATACTGGATGTAGCTGATCAGATCCCGAAGGAACTGCTCCGGATCATTAGTAAGACTGCGTACATCATCTTCCTCCTGGACCGCCTCGACCGCCTGCTGGATCAGGCTGTCGCGAAGCTCCCGGTCAGCAGCCAACGCCGACGATCCGCCAACAGAAGATCCTCCGTTACCGCTAAGCAGCTGCCAAAGCGTGAAGTCCACCAGCCGCATGCCTTTTTCCCGACTGAGACTGTGTCTCCCCCAGTCACGGCTGACAACAAATACAGTATCCGGCCGCTGCTCCAGCGCCGCCTGCAACGATCGAACCCACTCGCGGGTTTCATCTCCAATCGCTGTTTCATAAACCGTTTCCGGCACATATGTATTCTGGTCTTCCGACAATCCGGCCTCGGGCCCGGCCTTCCAGAACGGAGCCAGCCATTCTGCCAGCGCCGAACGGTTCGTGGCTGTCACTGGAACCATGTGCGGACGAAATTCATCCACAGTCTCGCCGTCATAAAGAAGCACATTAAACAAAACAGATGACGGCAGCTCCGAAACAACCTGATTCAGCTGAGTTCGAATATACTCACAGGCATCCGCACCACCGGATTCTTCCGAAAGCATCTTTTCCGAGCCATCGAGAATAAACACCACCTTCTCGCCTTCTCCACGTATACCGAGAAACTTAAACTTAGGTGCGCCAATACCGATACCGGCCGTAAGCACCCGGAAGTCCCGTACGCCACGGGCAAACGGCGAATCAAACTTTTGAGAACTGACCTCCCCGACATTCCCCATCTCCGGCACAGAAAACTCAGTGGCAGACGCCGATGCCTTCGTGCTCAGAATTTTTGGACGACGGGTCGTGCGGCGAACCCGATCCAGTTTCTGAGGAAGTTGCAGCTGACGCCGTTCCAGCTTCGGTTCCGTAATCACCACATCCATTTCCGCGTCCCGTTTCTGGACATACCGAACCGCCACCACAGACCCGGCCAGCAGGATCAGAAGAATATGCACAACGATACTGACCGCGGCAGCCTCAGCCGAACAGACATGCTTACGATGCACCAGTTTTTTCAGCGTCTCTTTCAAACCCGTTACTCCCCTGCATCTTTTTCCAACTCATCCCGAGCTTTGAGGCACCATATGCTGCCTGAATAACAAGCCTTCAGTTCAGTCAAGGCAGACACTCCGGCACGGGAACCGCCAGCTTTAAAATCCAGCAATGCTTCATAATACAGAGCCTCCGCCGCAGCTTCCGGCAGGCGATAATAAAAAGCCTGCACTGTGGCAGCATGCTTGCGGGCCTCACTGAAGTGCCCGGCCTCCACAGCCGCGCGAACCTTATCCAGCTCAACCCGAGCCTTGTCTGCCTCGTCAGCAAAAACCGAGAATCCCGCAAAAAGAACCATCGCTACCAGCATTTTCATTTTTTCACCTCCGGCATCCGGGCCAGCTCCGCCGTTGCCTGCCGTCCCTCAGGTGTATTCACGACATCGGGATTCGCAACCATTTCACGCATCGTACGGACCGCATCGGCAGGTCGTCCCAGTTCCTGCAGGCATTGCACACTGGCCGCATAGGCTTTGGCGGTCCATTCCGGATACTGGCCGTACAGCACGTACACTCGCTGAAACCAGGCACAGGCCTCCTGCGTATGTCCCTGTTCGCGCGCGCAAAGCCCAATACTGTAGAGCGCCTTCGGCGTCAAAGGTCCGCGCCATTCCCGCACCGCAGCAAATGTCTTATACATTTCAACGGCCTGATCGTACTTTTTCTGAAGACGAAGCGCATCCGCTGCCAGCAAGTGCGTCAGAGCAATCTCAGGATGACCGGGATACCGATCCAGGCTCTTTTCAGCCAGTTCAAAGGCCTCAGTATATTTTTCCCCGTCAATCAGCAGCTGAAGCTGCACATTCACCATCGGAAGAGCATCGTCCGAATCGCCGTATTTTTCCATAAACAGTTCAAACGCCTGTTGAACACGTTCCGTCTTGCCGCGGGCCACAGCCGCTTCGGCAAAGCGGCGAAGCGGCAGCATTGTCAGCCCCTCCAAAGAGTCCTGCGCCAAAAGAGTCTGATCATAAGCCTCCTGCTCCGTCCCCTCCGCCAGAGCGGCCAGCAATGCCGTCAGGCGCATCGCCAATGCTTTTTGTGAACCGTCTTCCAAAGCATCCTTCTGCAAAGGAGCCAGACGGAGAACAACCGCACCGGCTGTTATGCCATCACGCAGCGGATTGGCGGACTCGTTCAGCAGGTTCACAAACAGACGATCCGCCTCCTCAAGCTCTGCCGAGTTGCCATACCGACCGATTGCCTCCGTGTAAGCATCCAATGCGTTCGCAGGTTTACTCAGCGCTTGCCAGGACCGGCTGATTTCAAGTACAGCCCGGGCAAACTCGCCCTCTTTGCCGCGCGTTTCCAGATAATCCTGCAGGAGATGAATCCGATCCATATGACGATTCAGAAGGTCGTACACCTGAGCGGCCTGGAAAACCGCATACGTTTCCTGTTTAACATGAACTGCACAGTCTCGGGCCTCGCCATAACACTTCAGCGCCTCATCCATCTCGCCGTCTGCGCCGTGCAGATCCCCCAGCATACTCCACGCCTCAGAACAGAGCTCGTCATCCGGAAACTGCTCCAGAAAACCTTCAAAAATCTGCCGGGAGGTGTCGTATTCCTCCAGTCCGTAGCGCGCCATACCCAGCCGATAGGTCACATCGGCCTCGAACGCCTTTGGAATCCAGTTCGTATTGCTCAGATATGCTTCAAACACGTCCACCGCATTGCTGAAGCTTCCCAGAAACAGATCACACATCCCCATCCAGTAAACTGACTCTTCTGCATAAACGCGCTCCGGCCATTCCGATGAGGTTTCAGTAAACAACTCCAGGGCTTGTGCATAATCCTGCTGCTCAAACCGGATATATCCCATCAGATAGGTCACCTGGTCCAAATAACGGTGAACCGGCTCCTGTTCACGAAGAGACAGGCCTAGTTCCTCAGCATCACCGATCTCCCCGAGCTGCAGATGGACCTGCACCAGCCCCAGCGTCACCGCATCACGATACCGACCAGCCGGATACAGCTCCAGATACGTCCCCGCCGCGGCCTTTGCGTCGTCCAGTTCCTCCAAAGCGGCCAAACACTGGAACGCCGCATAGCGACTTCGTTCAGCCACACGATTGCTCGGAAACGCCGTATACAGGTGCTCATAAATCACATACGAGTTCCAGCGACGCCCCATCGCGTCATAGCACTGCGCAATGCGAAGCATCAGGTCCTGATCATAATTTTTCTCTTCGAGCCGCGTACGCTCCGCGAGCATTTGCTCATACCGTCGATTTTCTGAAGCACGCTCCGAAGCCTGAGCTTCGCGCTGGGATAGCGGCACCCACGGAAGCGGCGTATCCAAAACAACCTTTAACGCCGCCAGGCGGCGGTCATAGGCAACGATCAGCTGATCGCTCATCCAGACCTCGTGGTAGAAGCGCAGCGCCTTCAGATAATCCTTCTGCTCAACCGCCAGATCGCCACCGGCCATCAATGCCTGATTCAAATCGAGATCGCTTCGACCATCCTCATCGCAAAACGGAAGGAAGCGCTGCCAGTTTTCAAGGTCGGCTGTCCGGGCATAGGCCGACAGCAGCGCCAGAACCGTATGCCGGGTTGTATCATTTTTGGAATTCAGAACGGCCAGCACTTCATTAAATTCGCCGGACTCTTCCATCTGCTGAATATAAGACGTAACTGCACTGGAATCTTTCTGCCACGCAAGAGCCTCCAGAATCAGGAACCTCGCTTCCTGAGCGTTGGCATGTTCCGGATATTCGCGAACAAACGTCTTAAAGCACGCCGCTGCTTTTTCGTACAGCTCCGCCTCCAGGCTGCACAGGCCCAGCTGATATAATGCAGTCTCCCTTGCGACCTGAGCTTCTTCGCCTTCTATCTCCTGCAAGCGAACGAGGACCTCCTCCAGAACCGGAACGGCCTCCTTCGCCTTGCGGCTCTCCAATAAAAAGCGCGCCTGCTTCAATAGAACGCTGGAAGCCATATCCGATGGAGAAATCGGCTTCTTGGCAAAAGAAGCCGGAAGAAGCAGCAGAAAACAGATCAGAGATACAGAAAACGTCTTCATAAGAGAAAAAGTTTCCTACCACAAACCGGGATCCAGCACAATCTTATGTGATAAAAATCACTAGATTGTCAGCAATTCCCGCTCTTCCTTCCCGACAGGATATTTTCCAAACAATGGAAAATTCTCAGCGACAGGCGGCAACCGCTTTCCGAAGTTCATGAAAAATACGTCGGGCCACAAACTCGTTGCCCGCCCGATTAGGATGGTTCGTGTCGTTCCAACACTCAGGGAACTCTTTGACCGGTTTGATGTCCACCTGCATATTCGGCACATACAAACAGCCGTAGCGCTCGCAGAGTTCCTGCTCAAACCCGGCAATACCACGGGCATAACGGGCATGGGCATCTTCCTTAAACTCCACTGAAGGATCGCCCTGCTCCACATCGCCGAAACAGCTGGCAATCACCACCTGCATTCCGGCCGCCTTCGCAGCGCTCACCATATACTCAAGATCCGCAGCCAATTCATCCAGCGGACGTTTTACCTGCCAGAAATCATTCGCACCCAGCTCAATCACCACCACATCCGGGTTCAGCGCCAGCACATCCTGCTCATAGCGATTGCGACCGCCGCCCAGCGTGTCACCGCCGACCCCCTTATTAATCACTTCACAGTCCGGCATCCATTTTGCAAGCCAGTCTGTGTAATGACCGTCCGGACCACCGCAGGCCGTCAGGCTGTCACCAATACAGACCACCCGCACCGGCTTTTCAATACGTACGCAACCGGCGACCAACAGAACCAAAAACAGAAAAAATCCGATTTTCATCACAGACTCTTTGCAGAAATGGCACTCATGCAGATGGAGCCGGCGACGGCGGCGTTGAGCGACTCGACGTTTCCAGACATCGGAATCGAAAGCCGGCGGCTTGCTCGTTTGAGAATCTCATCACACACCCCGTTGGCTTCATTACCGATGACCAGCACGCTTTTCGGTCCGAACTCCATCTCATAGAGATCTTCAGCGTCGCGTAATTCAGTCGCAATCAGGTCGTATTCATATTTTTCCAGTGTTTGGAAGCTGGAGGTTCCCTCTTTTTCGTCCAAAGATTGGAAATTACAGAACGGCAATGCGCCCATGGTGGCGCGAACGGTTTTGGGATTAAAGATCTCCACGCAGTCACCGTGCAGTAAAACACCGTCGAAGCCGAAGGCAACCGCCGAGCGGATCAGCGTACCCATGTTGCCGGGATCCATCACCCGGTCGAGCAGCAGATAATTGCCCTTGTCCGGGTTGATTTCCAACGGCGCAGGAGTGTACTCCACCACACCGAGCACGCCCTGCGATGTGCGGCAGTCAGAAAGCTGCTCCATGAATTCATGAGGGATACAGCAGTCCGCTTCGATCTCCGCAGGCGCTTTTTCAGAAACCCAGATTTCCTTAAGACGATACTGCGGAAGCGCGGCTCCGTCGCGAAGCGCACTCAGGGCGCGCACGCCCTCAATGACAAAACAGCCGCTTTTCTGGCGGTCCTTTTTAGAACGCACCAAAGCCCGAACCGCTTTAAGCCTTGAGTTGTCTTTCGAGGTAATCATCATGGCAGAGCCCTCCCGTCGAGCCATTGATATCCGCCGGCATCCTGTTCGAAACGGAGCATCGTCAATTCGTCCCTCTTTTGAATTCCGATCCGGAAAACATTCACAATATGGAAAGAGTCCGCTTCGGCACGATGATAGGTCTCTCCGGGCACTCCCAGACTGGTCGTCAGCTTTCCGAGAGAACAGCTTTTTTCATGCGGAAACCATTTCCGGAACAGCGCAAGCGTATCGGCGATCGGCATGGACGGAGCGTTCATGCCCGCCCGCTCCAGCTCCGCCAGCAGGAATCCGACGTCGAAGGCCGCGTTATGAGCAAGCAGAACGGCATCGCCGCAAAACGCTTCGAACTGCGGCCAGACTTCTGAAAAAACAGGAGCCGTGGTGACCATCTCCGTCAGGATGCCGTGCACTTCCGTGGCATAAAAAGGAATATCGCGCTGAGGATTCACCAGCCAGCTTGCCGAGGACAACACCGATCCGTCTCCGCGAAATTTAACAGCGCCGATTTCCACCAGGCGATCGTTTTCGCTGTTGAACCCGGTCGTCTCCATATCGAACGCCACAAAAACAGTATTCGTTACCAACCTGTCATTTTCTTCATCGCCGGCAAACAGTGAACCGGCAACGAAAACTGCCAGAAGTAAAATCTTTGCTTTTCCAATCATTGGAAACAAATCATAGTGAACTGCAATGAAATCGGCATCTGAAATCAAAGAACTTTTTCCCGAACTGGAAATCAGCGAAAACATCCCACTGAAAAAATTTACGACGTTCCGACTGGGCGGCCCCTGCCCGCTGCTGATTGATAACCCTCCCGCGGACCGGCTTCCTGCCCTTGTTCAGGCACTGAATAAAAAAGGAATAAAGTTTCTGGTCATCGGACAGGGATCCAATCTCGTCATTTCCGATGACGGACTGGACTGCGCAGTCATCCGTTTCTGCTCCGAAATCCCACACATCCAAACCAACGAAACCGGCATAACCGTTTCAGGAGATACGCTGCTGGAAGACTGCAGCCGGATCACGGTCGAGCAGGCTCTCGGCGACCTCGCCTACTGCACCGGCATTCCCGGCACCGTCGGCGGAGGAATCGCCGGCAACGCCGGGGCATTTGGACGGCAGATCGGTGACCACCTCGTCTCTGCCGAAATACTCACCCTTGACGGCACCGTTCTTTCGGTCAGCCGTGAGGAACTTGAATTTTCATACCGTCATTCCCGCCTCAAAGAAACCGGTGAGATTGTCCTGTCCGCCACTTTTGTTCTGCCCTCGGAAAAAGCAAATATTCTACAAGCCGAACGACAGCGGATTCTGGACTTTCGCAAAGAACATCACCCGGACTGGCACGCAACGCCCTGTGCCGGAAGTGTATTCAAAAACATCGAACCGACGTCCGCCGTTGAGCGGCGCAAAGCGGCCGGACATTTTCTGGAAGAAGCCGGCGCCAAAACAATGACCGTCGGCGGCGCCCGGGTTTTTCATCAACACGCCAATATCATCATCGGCGAAATCGGCTGCACCGCCCAAAACGTAAAAAGTCTCTGCGATCAAATGAAACAGGCCGT of Tichowtungia aerotolerans contains these proteins:
- a CDS encoding tetratricopeptide repeat protein, whose translation is MKTFSVSLICFLLLLPASFAKKPISPSDMASSVLLKQARFLLESRKAKEAVPVLEEVLVRLQEIEGEEAQVARETALYQLGLCSLEAELYEKAAACFKTFVREYPEHANAQEARFLILEALAWQKDSSAVTSYIQQMEESGEFNEVLAVLNSKNDTTRHTVLALLSAYARTADLENWQRFLPFCDEDGRSDLDLNQALMAGGDLAVEQKDYLKALRFYHEVWMSDQLIVAYDRRLAALKVVLDTPLPWVPLSQREAQASERASENRRYEQMLAERTRLEEKNYDQDLMLRIAQCYDAMGRRWNSYVIYEHLYTAFPSNRVAERSRYAAFQCLAALEELDDAKAAAGTYLELYPAGRYRDAVTLGLVQVHLQLGEIGDAEELGLSLREQEPVHRYLDQVTYLMGYIRFEQQDYAQALELFTETSSEWPERVYAEESVYWMGMCDLFLGSFSNAVDVFEAYLSNTNWIPKAFEADVTYRLGMARYGLEEYDTSRQIFEGFLEQFPDDELCSEAWSMLGDLHGADGEMDEALKCYGEARDCAVHVKQETYAVFQAAQVYDLLNRHMDRIHLLQDYLETRGKEGEFARAVLEISRSWQALSKPANALDAYTEAIGRYGNSAELEEADRLFVNLLNESANPLRDGITAGAVVLRLAPLQKDALEDGSQKALAMRLTALLAALAEGTEQEAYDQTLLAQDSLEGLTMLPLRRFAEAAVARGKTERVQQAFELFMEKYGDSDDALPMVNVQLQLLIDGEKYTEAFELAEKSLDRYPGHPEIALTHLLAADALRLQKKYDQAVEMYKTFAAVREWRGPLTPKALYSIGLCAREQGHTQEACAWFQRVYVLYGQYPEWTAKAYAASVQCLQELGRPADAVRTMREMVANPDVVNTPEGRQATAELARMPEVKK
- a CDS encoding 3'-5' exonuclease — protein: MIGKAKILLLAVFVAGSLFAGDEENDRLVTNTVFVAFDMETTGFNSENDRLVEIGAVKFRGDGSVLSSASWLVNPQRDIPFYATEVHGILTEMVTTAPVFSEVWPQFEAFCGDAVLLAHNAAFDVGFLLAELERAGMNAPSMPIADTLALFRKWFPHEKSCSLGKLTTSLGVPGETYHRAEADSFHIVNVFRIGIQKRDELTMLRFEQDAGGYQWLDGRALP
- a CDS encoding TrmH family RNA methyltransferase; translation: MMITSKDNSRLKAVRALVRSKKDRQKSGCFVIEGVRALSALRDGAALPQYRLKEIWVSEKAPAEIEADCCIPHEFMEQLSDCRTSQGVLGVVEYTPAPLEINPDKGNYLLLDRVMDPGNMGTLIRSAVAFGFDGVLLHGDCVEIFNPKTVRATMGALPFCNFQSLDEKEGTSSFQTLEKYEYDLIATELRDAEDLYEMEFGPKSVLVIGNEANGVCDEILKRASRRLSIPMSGNVESLNAAVAGSICMSAISAKSL
- a CDS encoding tetratricopeptide repeat protein — translated: MSKNCNLKFGIRAVVLVAVMFSVCGRVSGQEIASMATSVLVERAKDLLKADNPSSLLPYLEEILVRLKGMNDKDSNELRSFCMYQIGACKLQMERYPDAIRALQDFLEKYPDDTKAPMASLMIAEAFAMGKDWAGAERYAKMLMGQTHLDPKRIMSARQLLAEALYNQEKWKEAAVPLRQVFDTAEKPEDRNASAIMLVSCFVKSKDFDNFLKFLSYCDDSVRQNGALNVALIEAGDQKFNEGDYANALVLYRTVLRGAERLALYEKQNRQIEKTLAEPFVERIGRTRSAYDAEQEKLRSAMTQNNKEMEQIRKGAGYDADLEMRIGKCYTGMKRNWPALTLYRRFYTGFPDLKLADDARFQAFSVSLDMQKLDDAVQEADDYLKKYPTGKFADEVSLNQMQVLLQLGKLDEALAVGANALETMPNHRFVDQVKYLMGYINFQKIEYAKALAQFREVFEKWPDSTYHEASDYWVAMCHLFMGQFEPAITAFTGYLENKDYPQLRFEEDASYRLGIALYGAGRFEDAEMIFRRFIETFPGSNLESEAYSMIGDLRGAEGDLEEALKYYTSGIESAISIDQLNYATFQTAKIYELQKEYRKIIDMMDAYLRENGEEGNVPGASFWLGKAYKAMGDTDKALKQYIETIAKFGNKPENADIDLILRELIKENEEEGGWTSNRSVVNQLNRELARAKSNGQTTLALRLGTLFAYTLSDGQRERYVKEILSSDVKDAGPLTLVLMGDEALARNDYDFVHKAYKHCMAAFEESEILVDVMNVELQALFKEGKYDQVQNLAEDIINRFGYREEVGLTQMVKADSYRMTKEYDLAIKAYQDIFKVPDWRGPLTSEALYWIGMCTLEQGRETEAFAFFQRVYVMYEGHTEWAAKAYEGSILCLEKMGGRTADIISTCEEMLSKEAIAATPEGALARARLAKLRPQGDK
- a CDS encoding vWA domain-containing protein — protein: MKETLKKLVHRKHVCSAEAAAVSIVVHILLILLAGSVVAVRYVQKRDAEMDVVITEPKLERRQLQLPQKLDRVRRTTRRPKILSTKASASATEFSVPEMGNVGEVSSQKFDSPFARGVRDFRVLTAGIGIGAPKFKFLGIRGEGEKVVFILDGSEKMLSEESGGADACEYIRTQLNQVVSELPSSVLFNVLLYDGETVDEFRPHMVPVTATNRSALAEWLAPFWKAGPEAGLSEDQNTYVPETVYETAIGDETREWVRSLQAALEQRPDTVFVVSRDWGRHSLSREKGMRLVDFTLWQLLSGNGGSSVGGSSALAADRELRDSLIQQAVEAVQEEDDVRSLTNDPEQFLRDLISYIQYSEDQIYDHIDAVVQSMYTQVNMAPPWIHFVRLVPDEDDGVIDDAVSKMSELTRIYGGEFAFLNGKDAVRRVAGGGDEPSDDEAAILADVDEEKSEAPESGIEFYNIRDRGSRIAFVLDASEDVVEEAVGGTNAFEFLKQQLVGMSATMTTGTLFNVIISDEDNVFAFKPEMAAFGGVAELGEWLTDILPGQLPETNRYEASSVYDSPLGADVQGFPLALQVAMEQKADLIFTVGTGMGRLKVGKEKARRLLNFSILDALGGDTDEELQGETEEGELVTVTSSTSPESNVKDLLLPLENDKEQRDELIRQALMRIQSEMDKRKKAGLPPGFVHSILDYIEYTPQQIVDHLMEVGKVQYPADDDGAVLPRVHFAVLLEPGGRMQRDEFRVLRRLAQSCSGEIKMVYGADTEKEMRKLNRMLDLYP
- a CDS encoding SGNH/GDSL hydrolase family protein: MKIGFFLFLVLLVAGCVRIEKPVRVVCIGDSLTACGGPDGHYTDWLAKWMPDCEVINKGVGGDTLGGGRNRYEQDVLALNPDVVVIELGANDFWQVKRPLDELAADLEYMVSAAKAAGMQVVIASCFGDVEQGDPSVEFKEDAHARYARGIAGFEQELCERYGCLYVPNMQVDIKPVKEFPECWNDTNHPNRAGNEFVARRIFHELRKAVAACR